Proteins from a genomic interval of Phlebotomus papatasi isolate M1 chromosome 3, Ppap_2.1, whole genome shotgun sequence:
- the LOC129806863 gene encoding protein PET117 homolog, mitochondrial, whose translation MSTLAKTTLGLSCAVSLGIIGYVHYKQQFDRAKLHEGVLKDVERQQMRKLENTYRLQEQIELTRQLKKELGEQEKNSGG comes from the exons ATGTCCACCCTCGCTAAGACAACCCTAGGGCTCTCCTGTGCAGTTTCACTGGGAATCATCGGCTATGTCCACTACAAACAGCAATTCGATAG GGCAAAATTGCACGAGGGTGTCCTCAAGGACGTGGAAAGACAACAAatgagaaaattggaaaataccTATAGACTGCAGGAGCAGATAGAACTAACCCGGCAGCTGAAGAAGGAACTCGGGGAGCAGGAGAAGAATTCCGGGGGTTAA